In Actinoplanes derwentensis, the following proteins share a genomic window:
- a CDS encoding glycoside hydrolase family 2 TIM barrel-domain containing protein, translated as MADRVWDTPEVTGWRRVTAHAVRHDLDEPDRRLPLDGTWRFQLLDNPSSPIGDDWASILVPGAWTMQDAGGSDLPHYTNVTMPWPGAPLLLPEHNPTGVHERDFDVPAAWAGRRVVLHVGAAESVLFARVNGVDVGLGKDSHLASEFDITAAVRPGEVNTIRLTVVKWSDASAIEDQDQWWHAGLTRSVFLYSTASTYLGDLRVVAAANGSLQVDVRVLTTGPVLPEGWRVTATLDGRPVPLDTAHEQEQIDVDRVSDWWAEPRFSTVVPDVVPWSDETPSLWTLTVVLHDCDGAESDRTTTRVGFRDVEISGRDLLVNGVRVMIRGVNRHDFDPRTGRTATASQMRADLVLMKRYGFNAVRTSHYPNDPVLLDLADELGLYVVDEANIEAHDHAHEIADDVRYLPAFVDRVARMVSRDRNHPSVIIWSLGNESDYGANHDAAAGWLRRADPTRPLQYEGAIKDNWTGGLAGSDIVCPMYPSLAQIVEHARSGSQNRPLIMCEYSHAMGNSNGTLAEHWAAIETTPGLQGGFIWEFWDHGILQRLSDGRPAGPASASFWRDGAVESGYRWAYGGDFGDTPNDGTFCADGLVFPDRTPKPAMDEHRELASPIRLSDAGDGQVRIVNRGSFRSLGWLRAVWELDGQRVPMTLPDLGPGQEAVVPIPSGVGGPGVEQWLTLCVAVGRDQPWAPVGTEIASPQIQLRPALPAPARTGGTPAEVDDDGLLVHPAFAVAPRLSLWRAPTDNDRIGGQAERWRRLGLPDPERRVIAIRRESDRTVVDAVYETSMGPVSHRQTTHLFGNIVFVSEEVTLPDGLDDVPRVGTVLQLTAGFDEMSWFGHGPRDTYPDRHVGGPVGEYRVRIDDAFTPYLRPQESGGRHGVRRLRMTGPDTPSVELTMDQPRQTSVTRFTAADLDQATHHDELTPRPESVVHLDAAHRGLGTASCGPDTLPEYLVNAGTYRWEWTLS; from the coding sequence GTGGCTGACCGGGTCTGGGACACCCCGGAGGTCACCGGATGGCGTCGGGTGACCGCCCACGCCGTCCGGCACGACCTGGACGAACCGGACCGTCGCCTGCCATTGGACGGCACCTGGCGGTTCCAGCTGCTCGACAACCCTTCGTCACCCATCGGCGACGACTGGGCGAGCATTCTCGTGCCGGGCGCGTGGACCATGCAGGACGCCGGCGGCTCTGACCTGCCGCACTACACCAACGTGACGATGCCGTGGCCGGGCGCGCCGCTGCTGCTGCCGGAGCACAACCCGACTGGTGTCCACGAACGTGACTTCGACGTGCCGGCCGCATGGGCCGGCCGCCGGGTGGTGCTGCACGTCGGCGCGGCCGAGAGTGTGCTGTTCGCCCGGGTCAACGGCGTCGACGTGGGACTGGGCAAGGATTCGCACCTGGCCTCCGAGTTCGACATCACCGCGGCGGTACGGCCGGGCGAGGTCAACACGATCCGCCTGACCGTGGTCAAGTGGTCGGACGCGTCCGCGATCGAGGACCAGGACCAGTGGTGGCACGCCGGGCTGACCCGCTCGGTGTTCCTCTACAGCACCGCCTCCACCTACCTGGGTGACCTCCGGGTGGTCGCCGCCGCGAACGGCAGTCTCCAGGTCGACGTCCGGGTGCTCACCACCGGGCCGGTGCTGCCCGAGGGCTGGCGGGTCACCGCGACACTCGACGGCCGGCCGGTTCCCCTGGACACCGCGCACGAGCAGGAGCAGATCGACGTCGACCGGGTGTCCGACTGGTGGGCCGAGCCACGGTTCTCCACCGTCGTACCGGATGTGGTGCCGTGGTCGGACGAGACACCGTCGCTGTGGACGCTGACCGTCGTCCTGCACGACTGTGACGGTGCCGAGTCGGATCGTACGACGACGAGGGTGGGATTCAGGGATGTCGAGATCAGTGGGCGGGACCTGCTGGTCAACGGCGTCCGGGTGATGATCCGCGGCGTGAACCGGCACGACTTCGACCCGCGCACCGGGCGGACGGCCACCGCTTCGCAGATGCGGGCCGATCTGGTGCTGATGAAGCGGTACGGCTTCAACGCGGTCCGGACCTCGCACTACCCGAACGATCCGGTGCTGCTGGATCTCGCCGATGAGCTGGGGCTTTACGTCGTCGACGAGGCGAACATCGAGGCGCACGACCATGCCCACGAGATCGCCGACGATGTGCGTTACCTGCCCGCTTTCGTCGATCGGGTGGCCCGGATGGTGAGCCGGGACCGCAACCATCCCAGCGTGATCATCTGGTCGCTGGGTAACGAGAGCGATTACGGGGCCAACCATGACGCGGCGGCCGGGTGGCTGCGCCGCGCCGATCCGACCCGGCCCCTGCAGTACGAAGGGGCGATCAAGGACAACTGGACCGGCGGCCTTGCCGGGAGCGACATCGTCTGCCCGATGTATCCGTCCTTGGCGCAGATCGTCGAACACGCCCGCTCCGGCTCGCAGAACCGGCCGCTGATCATGTGCGAGTATTCGCACGCGATGGGCAACAGCAACGGCACCCTCGCCGAGCACTGGGCTGCCATCGAGACCACTCCTGGGCTGCAGGGCGGTTTCATCTGGGAGTTCTGGGACCACGGGATTCTGCAGCGGCTCTCCGACGGGCGCCCGGCCGGTCCCGCCAGCGCTTCGTTCTGGCGGGACGGCGCTGTCGAATCCGGCTACCGGTGGGCGTACGGCGGCGACTTCGGCGACACCCCGAACGACGGCACGTTCTGCGCCGACGGCTTGGTCTTCCCGGACCGCACCCCGAAGCCGGCGATGGACGAACACCGCGAGCTGGCGTCCCCGATCCGGCTGTCCGACGCCGGTGACGGCCAGGTCCGGATCGTCAACCGCGGCAGTTTCCGCAGCTTGGGGTGGCTTCGCGCGGTCTGGGAGCTGGACGGTCAGCGGGTGCCGATGACGCTGCCGGACCTCGGCCCCGGCCAGGAGGCGGTGGTGCCGATTCCCTCCGGCGTCGGTGGCCCCGGCGTCGAACAGTGGCTGACCCTGTGCGTGGCCGTCGGGCGAGACCAGCCGTGGGCACCCGTCGGCACCGAGATCGCCAGTCCGCAGATCCAGTTGCGGCCGGCGCTGCCGGCCCCGGCGCGAACAGGTGGCACACCCGCTGAGGTCGACGACGACGGTCTGCTGGTCCATCCCGCGTTCGCCGTCGCTCCCCGGCTCAGTCTCTGGCGGGCCCCGACCGATAACGATCGGATCGGCGGACAGGCTGAGCGTTGGCGTCGACTCGGATTGCCCGATCCGGAGCGCCGGGTGATCGCGATCCGGCGAGAATCGGATCGCACTGTCGTCGATGCCGTGTACGAGACTTCGATGGGCCCGGTGTCACATAGGCAAACCACCCACCTTTTCGGGAATATCGTATTTGTGAGCGAGGAAGTGACACTGCCCGACGGGCTCGACGACGTGCCCCGAGTCGGAACGGTCCTGCAACTCACGGCTGGATTCGATGAGATGTCCTGGTTCGGCCACGGGCCTCGCGACACCTACCCCGACCGGCATGTCGGCGGCCCGGTGGGCGAATACCGGGTACGGATCGACGATGCGTTCACCCCGTACCTGCGCCCACAGGAGAGCGGCGGCCGCCATGGAGTCCGCCGGCTACGCATGACCGGCCCGGACACTCCATCTGTGGAGCTGACCATGGATCAGCCACGGCAGACAAGCGTCACCCGGTTCACCGCCGCGGATCTCGATCAGGCGACCCACCACGACGAACTGACGCCTCGACCAGAGTCGGTGGTGCACTTGGACGCAGCACATCGCGGCCTCGGAACCGCCTCCTGCGGCCCGGACACGCTCCCCGAATACCTGGTGAACGCGGGAACCTACCGCTGGGAATGGACCCTGAGCTGA